Proteins from one Thioalkalivibrio thiocyanodenitrificans ARhD 1 genomic window:
- a CDS encoding GspE/PulE family protein, whose amino-acid sequence MSQPQEPRKRLGEHLIERKLARPEAIEAALLEQKVSGEPLGLILVRNGFIRHRDLIKTILEVAPERIIGEQVFTTQVPAELLVRLRAMLIAETDDKLIVATLSPEQEVRSELAPYFPGLEILFVAVTPERLDEYLERLQSDIDDEGAVVDVMLRRALTENISDVHIIPRFASYTVLFRYLGVRHIAHEGSLEEYNTLVARIKDRARMDLAERRVPQDGGFQVEQNGKMVDMRVATLPSPDGEIVVIRLLDPDSVQPSLDGLGITRVDHWRSAVSRADGLCLICGPTGSGKTTTLNATIREMDRFGRAIYTAEDPVEYRMPFTGQININTAVGLDFSRSVRAFMRADPDVICLGEMRDTETARNAIKAAETGHLVLATLHTGSIRGAVDRVRDIGIESHELRYLLRGVLVQRLVRVICKSCNGEGCPECNGVGYSGRCVVSEAQYFQSVNEVDALIAGERSWPEMIEDAVLKCADGITDRREILRVFGAEAEPYLKQHGL is encoded by the coding sequence ATGAGTCAGCCACAAGAACCGCGAAAGCGCCTCGGCGAGCACCTGATCGAGCGCAAACTCGCACGTCCAGAGGCGATCGAGGCGGCGTTGCTCGAGCAGAAAGTCTCCGGTGAGCCGCTCGGATTGATCTTGGTGAGAAATGGATTTATCCGCCACCGGGATCTGATCAAGACCATCCTCGAGGTCGCGCCCGAGCGCATCATCGGTGAGCAGGTATTCACCACCCAGGTGCCGGCGGAGTTGCTGGTGCGACTGCGCGCGATGCTCATAGCAGAAACCGATGACAAGCTCATCGTCGCAACCCTCTCCCCGGAGCAGGAGGTGCGCTCCGAGCTCGCCCCTTACTTCCCGGGTCTCGAGATTCTCTTTGTCGCGGTAACCCCCGAGCGGCTCGACGAGTACCTGGAGCGGCTTCAGTCCGATATCGACGATGAGGGCGCGGTGGTCGACGTGATGCTTCGCCGAGCCCTGACCGAGAACATCTCAGACGTGCACATCATCCCCAGGTTTGCCTCCTATACCGTCCTGTTCCGCTATCTCGGCGTGCGCCACATCGCGCACGAGGGCTCTCTGGAGGAGTACAACACGCTGGTTGCGCGCATCAAGGATAGGGCGCGCATGGATCTGGCGGAACGCCGTGTCCCGCAGGATGGCGGATTTCAGGTCGAGCAGAACGGAAAGATGGTCGACATGCGCGTGGCCACGTTACCGAGCCCTGACGGCGAGATCGTGGTCATCCGTCTGCTTGATCCTGACAGCGTCCAGCCGTCTCTCGATGGGCTGGGCATCACGCGCGTCGATCATTGGCGAAGCGCGGTATCCCGGGCAGACGGGCTGTGCCTGATCTGCGGGCCCACCGGCTCCGGCAAAACCACCACCCTGAACGCGACCATCCGGGAGATGGACCGCTTCGGGCGCGCGATCTACACGGCCGAGGATCCTGTGGAATACAGGATGCCGTTCACGGGGCAGATCAACATCAACACGGCGGTGGGGCTCGACTTCTCGCGTAGCGTGCGTGCGTTCATGCGCGCCGACCCGGACGTGATCTGTCTTGGCGAGATGCGTGATACCGAAACCGCGAGAAACGCCATCAAGGCCGCGGAAACCGGACACCTTGTGCTCGCAACCCTTCACACCGGATCCATCCGTGGCGCAGTGGATCGTGTGCGCGATATCGGAATCGAGTCGCACGAGCTCAGGTATCTCTTGCGCGGCGTGTTGGTGCAGCGCCTGGTGCGCGTGATCTGTAAATCCTGCAATGGCGAGGGATGCCCCGAATGCAACGGGGTCGGCTACTCCGGGCGCTGCGTGGTGTCGGAAGCTCAGTACTTCCAGAGCGTGAACGAGGTTGACGCGCTGATCGCCGGCGAGCGCTCCTGGCCGGAGATGATCGAGGATGCGGTGCTCAAATGCGCCGATGGCATCACAGACCGGCGCGAGATCCTGCGCGTGTTCGGCGCAGAGGCCGAGCCCTATCTCAAGCAGCACGGGCTCTAG
- a CDS encoding type II secretion system protein GspD translates to MINFRKLTLGVAVLALFQGCASIPTDLSLPAESEIVDQATQDWALTPAVVEARARSGITVTQPNRLPAAIANSPIEITLEPGTTIGDFIAMLGNMSVPVTSASSEILARQLFIPSYKGTLGELLEVIGDTNELAVEWRSGFVVFGESARYQITLPQDEALLSGVRTGIESIGASDVSVSQGAGLISYRATPETQRAIEPYIQRISQNAGLVDLQVAVINVSLNRERHQGLNWNTFALRLGDAPIGPGPGIPDPGGAPAIPGAPGPQEPALEAGDDPFDFGPTLSELENGESPDPGNGGVIEDSIRTATALLSSGGLSASVVRDQFSLSGMINMLSTYGSAQTMQNVNLKSLSGLPVRLRSGQSVPYVGDVGVSSVSDSLNTSSTRTDTVETGLTIEMTPFFDAESELVTVDLDLELKSLLGFVELSAGREVGSISQPNTQDQSFNSLVRIRAGDTVILGGIVYDQISDNRSSLAGLDRFRTASQNRNVNKNALFIVMRPSVTIYRDMLVDERVVRP, encoded by the coding sequence GTGATCAACTTTCGCAAGCTAACCCTTGGTGTGGCGGTTCTGGCGTTGTTTCAGGGATGCGCGAGCATTCCCACCGATCTGTCGTTGCCGGCCGAGTCCGAGATCGTCGATCAAGCAACCCAGGACTGGGCGCTCACCCCGGCGGTGGTCGAGGCAAGAGCGCGCAGCGGGATTACCGTCACGCAGCCCAACCGGCTGCCTGCGGCGATTGCCAACAGCCCGATCGAGATCACCCTGGAGCCCGGCACGACGATCGGAGACTTCATCGCCATGCTCGGCAATATGAGCGTCCCCGTGACCAGCGCCTCTTCCGAGATCCTCGCAAGGCAGCTCTTCATCCCCTCCTACAAGGGCACCCTTGGGGAACTGCTCGAGGTCATCGGGGACACCAATGAGCTGGCTGTGGAGTGGCGATCCGGGTTTGTGGTGTTTGGCGAGAGCGCCCGCTACCAGATCACGCTTCCTCAGGACGAGGCGCTGCTTAGCGGCGTGAGAACGGGCATCGAGAGCATTGGCGCCAGTGATGTCAGCGTCTCCCAGGGCGCGGGGCTGATCAGCTACCGTGCGACGCCGGAGACACAGCGCGCCATCGAGCCGTACATCCAGAGAATCTCGCAAAACGCAGGCCTGGTCGATCTCCAGGTCGCGGTGATCAATGTTTCTCTCAATCGTGAGCGCCACCAGGGGCTCAACTGGAACACCTTCGCACTGCGCCTGGGCGATGCGCCGATCGGGCCGGGGCCAGGGATCCCGGATCCCGGCGGTGCACCGGCGATCCCCGGGGCACCTGGCCCTCAGGAGCCCGCCCTGGAGGCCGGCGATGATCCGTTCGATTTCGGCCCGACCTTGTCTGAGCTCGAGAACGGCGAGTCCCCGGATCCGGGGAACGGAGGCGTCATCGAGGATTCGATTCGTACGGCAACGGCGCTGCTGAGCTCCGGGGGCCTGAGCGCAAGCGTGGTGCGCGATCAGTTCTCGCTCAGCGGCATGATCAACATGCTGTCCACCTACGGCAGCGCGCAGACCATGCAGAACGTGAACCTGAAGTCGCTTTCCGGCCTGCCGGTGAGATTGCGCTCAGGGCAGTCCGTGCCTTACGTGGGCGATGTCGGGGTTTCCTCGGTGAGTGATTCGCTCAACACTTCGTCGACGCGCACGGACACCGTGGAGACCGGCCTGACCATTGAGATGACGCCCTTCTTCGATGCCGAAAGCGAGCTGGTCACCGTTGATCTCGATCTTGAGCTCAAGAGCCTGCTCGGGTTTGTGGAGCTCTCCGCGGGGCGAGAGGTTGGCTCGATCAGTCAGCCCAATACACAGGACCAGTCGTTCAATTCCCTGGTGCGCATCCGCGCCGGCGACACGGTGATCCTTGGCGGTATCGTGTACGACCAGATCAGCGACAACCGCTCGAGTCTTGCGGGCCTTGACCGGTTTCGCACCGCCAGCCAGAACAGGAACGTCAACAAGAACGCCCTGTTCATCGTGATGCGCCCCAGCGTGACGATCTATCGGGACATGCTGGTTGACGAGCGGGTGGTGCGTCCATGA
- a CDS encoding TraU family protein — translation MNKTATSRSTTFYRRRLTLVLSIFLFLAAMNPLLAQASPECQGRLFNPISDVNWNNMFPVTIAGMTISSGSNSNPSIMHMPAVCTCPGSFGIPTPGLGVTYWEPTYVAEVAREPGCLSTLGGVRALPSSFRRMASEQRDGTEAQAGDEVTRMQVHWYIYPVFAVLNMMSTLTCAATSGFNLADLTPIDPTWQDDAWGAVYNPEGIMFANVMGTLSCVPDAVASSFGKPMDNLFWCSGSQGMVYPLTGNSQSYTSPQGGNMHILAKYVAKKHRMAGLLVTIGPGARCNSLYSPFWLKSQYRLDPIAPNPLNRTVVFGMSEFRWGLAPPANNAVRTDSAYLVWVGRQCCLQFF, via the coding sequence ATGAACAAGACCGCCACATCTCGAAGCACCACCTTTTATCGCAGGCGCCTGACGCTCGTCCTGTCGATCTTTCTTTTCCTGGCGGCGATGAATCCGCTGCTGGCCCAGGCGAGTCCGGAGTGCCAGGGGCGGCTGTTCAATCCGATCAGCGATGTCAACTGGAACAACATGTTCCCGGTAACGATCGCCGGGATGACGATCTCATCAGGCAGCAACAGCAACCCATCGATCATGCACATGCCCGCGGTGTGTACATGCCCCGGCAGTTTCGGTATTCCGACCCCGGGGCTGGGAGTCACGTACTGGGAGCCCACCTACGTTGCCGAGGTGGCCCGCGAGCCGGGCTGCCTGTCGACGCTCGGAGGTGTGCGTGCCCTGCCCTCGAGCTTTCGGCGCATGGCCTCGGAGCAGCGCGACGGCACGGAAGCGCAGGCCGGCGATGAAGTCACCCGGATGCAGGTGCATTGGTACATCTACCCCGTCTTCGCGGTCCTGAACATGATGAGCACGCTGACCTGCGCGGCGACCTCGGGCTTCAACCTGGCGGATCTCACCCCCATCGATCCCACATGGCAGGATGATGCCTGGGGCGCGGTCTATAACCCCGAGGGGATCATGTTCGCCAATGTCATGGGCACGCTCTCCTGCGTGCCGGATGCGGTCGCATCGAGCTTCGGCAAGCCCATGGACAACCTGTTCTGGTGCTCGGGCTCCCAGGGGATGGTCTACCCGTTGACAGGCAACTCCCAGTCCTACACCAGCCCCCAGGGCGGGAACATGCACATCCTGGCGAAGTACGTGGCGAAGAAACACCGTATGGCCGGCCTGCTGGTCACTATCGGCCCCGGGGCACGATGCAATTCCCTGTACTCGCCCTTCTGGCTCAAGAGCCAGTACCGGCTCGACCCCATTGCCCCCAACCCGTTGAACCGCACGGTGGTGTTCGGGATGTCCGAGTTTCGCTGGGGGCTCGCGCCGCCGGCAAACAATGCCGTACGGACCGATTCGGCCTATCTCGTCTGGGTGGGACGCCAGTGCTGCCTCCAGTTCTTCTAA
- a CDS encoding type II secretion system F family protein, with protein MAIYQIRIQAKKGGVRTIEVEANKVEDAKRIAKRQGRPLSVKKRATFFPTRGLTPAERQTFLQRLASMLGSRVGAGEALTLLRDTFSGRIRTVSNNLLRRVEAGEDIPEALEAFSPQDFPITTVALIKAGSRAGDTWKSLQDAARFELEMHHIKKSSGKGLWSGIGGFVLAAIITVISTAYIGPEVMSSPMMQAMSDSINIGWLFVVGDIVTWIMGTMLAGLAFLVLLGTLGRQWMPNLADKLIMKIPYYKDLVLSRNNYIVLYGLSILIGSGVRMEDALSMSHSTAPRGALKEDLGKALEAVRVGKPWPTAMGTLHPTDKAALAASQDREQIAAALNVLATQYREIYGQRLETFVPIMQLLAALFLSIAGGLLFGMTILPMLQATEGAF; from the coding sequence ATGGCGATCTATCAAATCAGGATTCAGGCGAAGAAAGGTGGTGTGCGAACCATCGAGGTCGAAGCCAACAAGGTGGAGGATGCCAAGCGCATCGCCAAGCGCCAGGGCCGGCCCCTTTCGGTGAAAAAGCGCGCCACGTTCTTCCCGACGCGCGGCCTGACGCCGGCAGAGCGCCAGACCTTCTTGCAGCGCCTGGCTTCCATGCTCGGCTCGCGCGTTGGCGCGGGCGAGGCGCTCACGCTGCTCAGAGACACGTTCTCCGGCAGAATCCGCACCGTCTCGAACAACCTGCTGAGGCGGGTGGAGGCCGGAGAAGACATCCCTGAGGCGCTCGAGGCGTTCAGTCCTCAGGATTTCCCGATCACCACGGTCGCGCTGATCAAGGCGGGCTCGCGCGCGGGCGACACCTGGAAGTCGCTTCAGGATGCGGCGCGATTCGAGCTCGAGATGCACCACATCAAGAAATCCTCCGGAAAGGGGCTTTGGTCCGGAATCGGCGGCTTCGTGCTTGCAGCAATCATCACCGTGATTTCCACGGCCTACATCGGCCCGGAAGTCATGAGCAGCCCAATGATGCAGGCGATGTCAGACTCGATCAACATCGGCTGGCTGTTCGTGGTTGGCGATATCGTCACCTGGATCATGGGCACGATGCTCGCCGGGCTGGCGTTTCTGGTGCTGCTCGGCACGCTCGGGCGCCAGTGGATGCCCAATCTGGCGGACAAGCTCATCATGAAGATCCCGTATTACAAGGATCTCGTGCTCTCGCGAAACAACTACATCGTGCTCTATGGCCTATCGATCCTGATCGGATCCGGGGTACGCATGGAAGATGCCTTGAGCATGTCCCACAGCACCGCGCCGCGTGGCGCGCTCAAGGAGGATCTCGGCAAGGCGCTCGAGGCGGTTCGTGTCGGCAAGCCATGGCCCACCGCGATGGGTACGCTTCACCCGACCGATAAAGCGGCGCTGGCGGCCTCTCAGGACCGTGAGCAGATCGCCGCGGCGCTCAACGTGCTCGCCACCCAGTACCGCGAGATCTACGGTCAGCGTCTCGAGACCTTTGTGCCCATCATGCAGTTGCTGGCCGCGCTGTTTTTGTCGATCGCCGGCGGACTTCTGTTCGGCATGACCATCCTTCCGATGCTCCAGGCGACAGAAGGGGCGTTCTAG
- a CDS encoding HDOD domain-containing protein: MSVFTQKLKEGNLQLPELPEVARQTLELAQDPRATRAHFLETLEADPAVAERIVQVANPAPESAPAVIEDLEGAVARIGLKLLPHMVIGLVLGRLHNAADPCINRTLAQRWRTSVWRARAARVLSEAYAAHLRPEVAYLSGLVADVGSWPVLIGLEREIAAGEEIEDISGLLEEHSSDVGEFVLSQWGFPEHVLEAVAQHRNPQYESGRTHPDYVDLCIVAHLQVSGVADQDLAHAAAFRKLGLGASAKG; encoded by the coding sequence GTGAGTGTGTTCACCCAAAAGCTTAAAGAAGGGAATCTGCAACTGCCTGAGCTTCCGGAGGTGGCCAGGCAGACGCTCGAGCTGGCCCAGGACCCGCGAGCCACGCGCGCCCATTTTCTCGAAACACTCGAGGCAGATCCGGCGGTGGCCGAGCGTATCGTCCAGGTGGCCAATCCGGCGCCTGAGAGCGCACCGGCCGTAATCGAGGATCTGGAGGGCGCGGTGGCGCGTATCGGGCTCAAGCTACTCCCGCACATGGTGATCGGGCTGGTCCTGGGCCGGCTGCACAACGCAGCCGACCCCTGCATCAACCGCACCCTCGCGCAGCGCTGGAGAACCTCCGTGTGGCGGGCGCGCGCGGCCCGGGTGCTCAGCGAGGCCTACGCCGCGCATCTCAGGCCGGAGGTGGCCTACCTGAGCGGGCTGGTGGCGGATGTAGGCAGCTGGCCTGTCCTGATAGGCCTGGAGCGAGAGATCGCGGCCGGCGAAGAGATTGAGGATATCTCAGGTCTGCTCGAGGAGCACTCAAGCGATGTCGGGGAGTTTGTTCTCAGTCAGTGGGGATTCCCTGAGCATGTGCTGGAAGCCGTCGCGCAGCATCGCAATCCTCAGTACGAATCCGGACGGACTCACCCGGATTACGTGGATCTGTGCATCGTGGCGCATCTCCAGGTCAGCGGCGTGGCGGATCAGGATCTCGCGCATGCCGCTGCGTTCAGAAAACTGGGGCTTGGCGCCAGCGCCAAAGGCTGA